In Nonomuraea sp. NBC_00507, the following are encoded in one genomic region:
- a CDS encoding TetR/AcrR family transcriptional regulator encodes MPRTTKRDRYHHGDLRAALIDTATELIAEHGVQGFSLAEASRRLGVAVSAPYRHFADRDELLLAVGVRAGELLVAAVRAEERGSAPEDRLVAVARGYVRFAAKHRALFESLFGAALSPIGEPELERASQPVKEAFHTAAMTLADGDPAAAEALGVAVAATAHGHAGLLHLGMFGQGDEAVDTAVRRAAAATVALIEGRAALR; translated from the coding sequence GTGCCCCGAACGACCAAGCGCGACCGCTACCACCACGGCGACCTGCGGGCCGCGCTGATCGACACCGCGACGGAGCTGATCGCCGAGCACGGGGTCCAAGGGTTCTCCCTCGCCGAGGCCAGCAGACGGCTCGGCGTCGCGGTCAGCGCCCCCTACCGCCACTTCGCCGACCGGGATGAGCTGCTGCTCGCGGTCGGGGTGCGGGCGGGCGAGCTGCTGGTCGCGGCCGTCCGCGCCGAAGAGCGCGGCAGCGCGCCCGAGGACCGGCTCGTTGCGGTGGCCAGGGGGTACGTCAGGTTCGCCGCCAAACACCGCGCGTTGTTCGAGTCGCTGTTCGGCGCGGCGCTCTCCCCGATCGGCGAGCCGGAGCTGGAGCGGGCATCCCAGCCGGTCAAGGAGGCCTTCCACACGGCGGCGATGACGCTGGCGGACGGGGACCCGGCGGCGGCCGAGGCGCTCGGGGTGGCCGTGGCGGCCACCGCGCACGGGCACGCGGGGCTGCTGCACCTGGGGATGTTCGGCCAGGGCGACGAGGCCGTGGACACGGCTGTGCGACGCGCGGCCGCCGCCACCGTCGCGCTCATCGAGGGGCGCGCGGCGCTGCGTTAG